The genomic window AAATAAAGAACACTTAAACTTGAGTGAGCTATACTTTGAAGAGAAGCTAGTGATAATAAATTATTAGGTTTTAATTTCGAATAACTTTGCCAATTTGTTGAAGATGGCGAAGATTCCATTAACATAAAAGGTTTATTTAAATCAGTTGATCTCATTAAATCAAAATTAAATGCAGTTTCAAAAGCTACATCTAAATTATTTTTAATCATCCATTCTGGATAAGAATCATAACTGATTATATCTACATGTTTTGAAAATTCTCTGTAATTCATATTATTATTTCCTGTTCCATGATAATTTGTAGTAAATGGTAAATGATTTGTTATACTTTTTATACATTTCTTTTCAAAATTAAAAAAATCAATGTAATTTTTTACCATAAATTGACGATAATTTATATCTAAAGCTGTAATACTCATCTCTCCTATAGTCATTGGAGTATGAATTTCATCGAAATTTTCATACGAATGAGACCAAAAAGTTGTCCACCACATTTTATTTAAATTTTCAATATTTTCATATTTTTCTTTTAACCATTCTCTAAATTTTTGCTGACATAACTCACAATGACAATCTGCTCCAAATTCATTTGATATATGCCATAAAATTATATTCTTATATTTTAAAGATATTTGTGCTAACTTTGTATTTATTATCGATATTTTCTCTCTGTATATTGGTGAATTTGTACAAAAATTATGCCTATTTCCTTGTAATTCTCTAATACCATCATTTCTAACGACTCGAACTTCTTCATATTTATTTCCTAACCAAGTTGGTTTAGCTCCAGATGGAGTTCCTAAAATTATATTAATCTTATTTTCAGAAAGTTTTTTTATTATATCTTCTAGCCAATCAAAATTAAATACTCCTTCTTTTGGTTCTAATTTTGACCAAGAAAACATTCCTAACGTTATAGTATTTATCTTAGCTTCTTTCATTAATTCTATATCTTGTTTTAGTATTTCTGGATAATCTAACCATTGTTCAGGATTATAGTCTCCACCGTACAAAATTTTATTAGTCATTACTCCTCCTTATTTTATAGAACCTGTCATACCTTGAACAAAATGTCTTTGTAATGTAAAAAATACTATTATCATTGGTAATGTTGCTATAATAAGTATCACCATAAGAGCACCATAATCTGGAGAATATCCATTTGATATAGAAGCTGCCATCATTGGTAATGTCATTTTCTTATTTGACTGTAAAACTATTAATGGCCACATATAACTATTCCAAGCTCCCATAAACGCCACTATACCTGCCGCTGCATATGTACTTTTCATAACAGGAAAAACAATTTTTAAAAATATTCCAAATTCTGAGAGTCCATCCAACCTGGAAGCTTCAATTAATTCTCTAGGAAAAGCTTTAAAAGATTGCTTAAAAAAGAATGCTAAATAAACACTTGATATACTCGGTAAAATTGCAGCTAAGTACGTATTCAATAATCCAATTTTAGTAAAAATTTTAAATAAAGGTATTAGTTGACCTGCAAAAGGTATCATCATCGAAAATAACATTACTTTAAATATAAAATCTCTTTTTGAATCTGGAAAAATAACCAAAGAATATCCTGCTAAAGATGATATTATTAAAACTAATATTGTAATAGATAACGCTATTACTAAACTGTTTTTTAATCCTAGTAAGACATTTGCCTTTTTAATGGCTGAAGAAAAATTTATTAAAAAATTTGTACCGATACTCATTTTTCCTATAGTAATCTGGCTAGAGCTATTAGTCGCTCCTATTATAAGCCATAAAAAAGGAAAAAGAGTAAATATAGAACAAATAATTAAAAAAATATGTGAGACTAAATTTTTAATTTTCATTTGACTCCTCCTTAGTTATTTTAAATTGAAGTAGTGCCAATAAAACTGCTGCTAAAACAATGAATACAGCTATAGTTGATGCATAACCCTGATTTGGACTATATTCAAAAAGAGTCTTATAAACAAGTTGTGATAAAGTTATAGTAGCATCTCCTGGTCCACCTTTAGTTAATACCATTGTTTCATCAAATAATTGTAGTGTTCCAATTGTTGAAGTAATTGATGTAAATATTATTATTGGTTTCATAAGCGGAATAGTTATACTAAAAAATTGTTTAAATTTTGAAGCACCATCAACAGTTGCAGCTTCATAAATTTCACCAGGTATATTTTGCATAGCTGCCAAATAAAATATCATATTATAACCTGTCCATCTCCAAACTAAAGCAAATATAACTACTATTTTAGCCCAAAATGGGTCTCCTAACCAATTTGTAGGCTCTCCTATTATATGTAAATTAATCAAAATTTTATTTACTATTCCATCTGGGGCTAACATCATTTTGAACAATACTGAATAAGTTATTAGTGATGTCACACACGGTAAAAATATAATTGTTCTATATATTCCTCTTCCTTTTAGAGAACTATTATTTAATAGTGCCGCAATAACCATTGCCAATAATAGCATTATAGGAACTTGAATAATTAAATAAAACAATGTATTACTAAAAGCCTTTAGAAATAATTTATCACTAAATATGCTTATATAATTTCCTATTCCAACAAATTTAGATAAATTTCCTCTGTAAGAAAAAAATGTTAAACCAAAAGACCAAATAACAGGAATTACAGTAAATAGTCCCCATAAAATTAGAAGTACTATTAGCATATTCCATCCTATTTTATTTTCTCTATTTTTTATATTCAAAAGAATTCCTCCTATTTACTTATCAGTTGCTGTGTTTTTTCTTGTGCTTTTTCTAATAATTCATCTTCTGAAATTTTTCCACTATAATAATCTGGTAATAACATCATTATATTTGATGATACTTCTCCATAATATCTACCGTATTCAACATTTGGAACTAAACTCATCCATTTAATAAAATCTTGATATATCTTTTGACCACCGAAGAATTCTACACCCGTAGCATAGACTTCTCCTTCACCAGCAGGAATGTACGTTCCCACAACTCCAGCTTCTTTTAATAAAGTTTGATATAACTCTATATCTGAACCTAGAGTTTCAGATAAAAATTTTTTAGCTAAATTCTTTTTATTTGTATTCATAACATACCAACTAGCTCCACCTTCATTAGAGCTATTTAATCCAAATCCATTATCCGTTCTTGGTGTTGGTGCAATTCTCCACAATCCACTTTGCTCAGGAACAGACATAACAGTTGCCGTAAACCAAGATCCACTTACTGAAGATGCAGCAGTTCCTCCGTTTACAGCCCCTATAAAAGTTGTCCAGTCTATAGCTTGTTTCACTATTTTATTATCTAGCATATTTTTTATAACTATTAAGCTTTCTTTAGCTGCTTCATTTCCAATAAGATTTATAGAACCATCTTTTTTAAAGTAATTCGATCCTTGAGATTGTAAAATAGTTTCAAATGTAGTCATTTCATTAGGAACAAATGTAATCATATCTATATTTGTTTTTTCCTTTACATTTTTTCCTATTTCAACAAATTTATTCCAAGTTATATTTTCTAGATCTTTTTCTGTGTACCCTGCTTTCTCTAATATATCTTTTCTATAATAAATTCCTGTTACACCTGTATCAAATGGAACTCCATATATTTTATCTTTTATAGTCATACCACCAACTTTATATTGTGCAAAATTATCATAATTTATTATATCTTGTAACTCTGTAAAAGCTTCATTATACGTATTTAGAATCATCGGTGCATTTCTATCACCTAACAAAAGTATATCTGGATAAGTACTTTTATCTCCAGTCGACAAAACTGTTATAAGTTTTTGTTCTAAATCTAGCCTAGACATCTCTACAACTTCAAGTTCTACTTGATTATCTGGATTTTTTTTATTATAACTTTCTTTAGCAAGTTCAATAGATTTAATATTAAAATTTGGATCCCATGCCCATACCTTCAATACATTTTCTTTTTCTTTTTCTCCACATCCAAACAATACTAAAAGTAACGTTAAAATTGATAGTCCTTTAAAAAATCTCATAAATCAACACCCCTTAATTTTTTATTTTTATGAATTTAAATAATCTTCTAATTTTTCTATTAGCTTAACATCTATTTTTGAAGGATTTTCTGCTGCATACTCAGGTATAATTAATGATTTAATTGCTTCCACTGCTCCTTTATTAAAATCAGGAGCAACTGTCTTTATTCCTTGAATAAAACTATATTTTAAATTATCATAACCCCAAATTTGAGTATTTTTAAATTTTTCTTTTAATCCTAAATCTTTAATTACATCTAAAAAACTATATGCCATTGTATCATTTGCTGAAATTACTGCATCAATTTTAATATTTTTCTCCAAAAACTCTTGTATTTTTAAATATGAGTCATCTTTTTTAAAATTACTTGATATAATTAGTTCATCTCTTAATGGAATACCATTATCTTTTAAGCATTGAATATATCCTCTTTTTCTTTCTGATCCTGTTAATTTTTTTTCATCTCCAGATATATAAAGAATTTTTGTACAACCTAAATCAATTAATCGTTTTGTAATTTCATACGATCCTTCATAATCCATTACATTTATTAAAAAAGTACAGTTATTTTTTTTGTGTCCTTCTAAATCTTTTCTATAATCTATTAATGCTAATTTGTAATCTTTTTCCATTAAATGCTTAATTAAATTACTTTCTTGATTTAAACCTATAAAAATTCCTCCAGCTATACTTCCATTTCTAAAAAAATTTTCAATTCTCATTTCTCCTATTTCATCTTCAATTATATCTACAAGAACTTGATGTTTATATAAAAAAGCCTCTTTTATACAAGCATCTATAAAATCAGTAAAATATACGAAATTTTTCCCTTGATTATTTTTAATACTCTTTTCATAATTTTTTTCATATATAAAAATTCCAATAACACTGTTTATCTTTCCAGCTAAAGCTTGAGCATTGGAGTTAGGTACATAATTATATTTTTTTACTATTTCTAAAACCTTCTCTCTTGTTTCAGCGCTTATTTTTGGATAATTATTTAAAACTTTAGATACGGTACTTCTAGATACTCCAGCAAGCTTTGCAATTTCAACACTATCTAACATATCAATCTCCTTTAATGTTTAACATTTTAGGGAACACGTGTTCCTTAAAACAAGGATACCTCATGAT from Cetobacterium somerae ATCC BAA-474 includes these protein-coding regions:
- a CDS encoding carbohydrate ABC transporter permease, whose protein sequence is MNIKNRENKIGWNMLIVLLILWGLFTVIPVIWSFGLTFFSYRGNLSKFVGIGNYISIFSDKLFLKAFSNTLFYLIIQVPIMLLLAMVIAALLNNSSLKGRGIYRTIIFLPCVTSLITYSVLFKMMLAPDGIVNKILINLHIIGEPTNWLGDPFWAKIVVIFALVWRWTGYNMIFYLAAMQNIPGEIYEAATVDGASKFKQFFSITIPLMKPIIIFTSITSTIGTLQLFDETMVLTKGGPGDATITLSQLVYKTLFEYSPNQGYASTIAVFIVLAAVLLALLQFKITKEESNEN
- a CDS encoding carbohydrate ABC transporter permease → MKIKNLVSHIFLIICSIFTLFPFLWLIIGATNSSSQITIGKMSIGTNFLINFSSAIKKANVLLGLKNSLVIALSITILVLIISSLAGYSLVIFPDSKRDFIFKVMLFSMMIPFAGQLIPLFKIFTKIGLLNTYLAAILPSISSVYLAFFFKQSFKAFPRELIEASRLDGLSEFGIFLKIVFPVMKSTYAAAGIVAFMGAWNSYMWPLIVLQSNKKMTLPMMAASISNGYSPDYGALMVILIIATLPMIIVFFTLQRHFVQGMTGSIK
- a CDS encoding beta-galactosidase; translated protein: MTNKILYGGDYNPEQWLDYPEILKQDIELMKEAKINTITLGMFSWSKLEPKEGVFNFDWLEDIIKKLSENKINIILGTPSGAKPTWLGNKYEEVRVVRNDGIRELQGNRHNFCTNSPIYREKISIINTKLAQISLKYKNIILWHISNEFGADCHCELCQQKFREWLKEKYENIENLNKMWWTTFWSHSYENFDEIHTPMTIGEMSITALDINYRQFMVKNYIDFFNFEKKCIKSITNHLPFTTNYHGTGNNNMNYREFSKHVDIISYDSYPEWMIKNNLDVAFETAFNFDLMRSTDLNKPFMLMESSPSSTNWQSYSKLKPNNLLSLASLQSIAHSSLSVLYFQIRQSRGSAEKFHGAIIDHSGKSNHRVFKEVKKLGETLEKLDYKLTNVETKVAIYYSWINKYALERTQGPRNEGMDYYENVLKVYKSLKSMGVNIDIVFEDSKLDKYKLVIIPMMYVLEKELAEEIKKFVNDGGTIVTTAPVGYVNNDDLCHLGGFPGYLKEVLGINIDEIDALTNEEKGEISYKDKLYFSKYFNEMITLCNANALGTHNKFFYKGQAAISKNNYGLGSAYHIGTLLEVDGLSDLFEDIFKDLQIEKAIDNKNLIYNSYLNRHYIFNFTDKLETFKFNNENYVLEPLNYI
- a CDS encoding LacI family DNA-binding transcriptional regulator; the encoded protein is MLDSVEIAKLAGVSRSTVSKVLNNYPKISAETREKVLEIVKKYNYVPNSNAQALAGKINSVIGIFIYEKNYEKSIKNNQGKNFVYFTDFIDACIKEAFLYKHQVLVDIIEDEIGEMRIENFFRNGSIAGGIFIGLNQESNLIKHLMEKDYKLALIDYRKDLEGHKKNNCTFLINVMDYEGSYEITKRLIDLGCTKILYISGDEKKLTGSERKRGYIQCLKDNGIPLRDELIISSNFKKDDSYLKIQEFLEKNIKIDAVISANDTMAYSFLDVIKDLGLKEKFKNTQIWGYDNLKYSFIQGIKTVAPDFNKGAVEAIKSLIIPEYAAENPSKIDVKLIEKLEDYLNS
- a CDS encoding ABC transporter substrate-binding protein, encoding MRFFKGLSILTLLLVLFGCGEKEKENVLKVWAWDPNFNIKSIELAKESYNKKNPDNQVELEVVEMSRLDLEQKLITVLSTGDKSTYPDILLLGDRNAPMILNTYNEAFTELQDIINYDNFAQYKVGGMTIKDKIYGVPFDTGVTGIYYRKDILEKAGYTEKDLENITWNKFVEIGKNVKEKTNIDMITFVPNEMTTFETILQSQGSNYFKKDGSINLIGNEAAKESLIVIKNMLDNKIVKQAIDWTTFIGAVNGGTAASSVSGSWFTATVMSVPEQSGLWRIAPTPRTDNGFGLNSSNEGGASWYVMNTNKKNLAKKFLSETLGSDIELYQTLLKEAGVVGTYIPAGEGEVYATGVEFFGGQKIYQDFIKWMSLVPNVEYGRYYGEVSSNIMMLLPDYYSGKISEDELLEKAQEKTQQLISK